The DNA segment aataatttattCAGTGACAATTTATGGACACAATTCTCCATGATGTGACAATGGTCTATCTTCATCTCATCCACATGTGCCTTGTCTGCACAGGTAAGACGTAAAGCTGACGCTTTACATTGgatattcattttaaatgtagaaGAGACAGCAGCTAAATGTAAAATCAAACTGTTTTCAGACAGCATGCAAATTTACAAACATCAGTATGTTTACACATTCTGGTAAGAAATTCATTTCTACATTTAAAaccttttgttttaaaaaaacaaaaacaaaagcaaaacacaaacaaacaaagatcaGTATGAGAGCCAGAACTGAGAGAAAAGGCTTGGAGTAAGGCATGAAGAAATTAATGACCATTTATCAAACTTTTGATGCAAAGAAGAGTGAATGTGATCAAACACCAATCACACTGTTAAAGTACTGCAGCAACAGTGTAAGGCTGAATGTTAGTCCAATCCTAGTCCCTTTTTTCTAACTTTAGTCCCAACAGTTCAGGTTCATCAGCAGAAGCTTCACAGCATAACAGGCAATTGGCAGATCACACCGTATTAATGCTACACAGTATGCCCCAGCCCCCATCATTAACAGAAACTGTTCTGTGAACAGGAGATAGCTGTGTCATATTCTGTGACTTGATGGATTGGTGTAACTTGTGGCATCGTGAATTCTGAGGCCAAAGGAGGCTGATGGGTCTTGTTGATCTGGATCAGTCTTGAAAACCGCAGTAGGATGAAGTGACATTAAGGCAAAATTTTGATCGTTATCCTGAGTTCAAGTGGCCAAATAGAACAGAAACAAGTACATTATGTAtgccaaacatgaaaagtaaGTTTAAATGAGGATGAGCAGACTTCATTTCTTGGCTCTTCCCAGGTGTTCTCGGGCAATAATGAGCCTTTGGATCTGAGCTGTGCCCTCGTagatctacaaaaaaaaaaaaaaaaaaaaaaaaaaaatcagattaatTAAAGAAGATGAAGCAGAGATGGTGCAGGCAGTGCATAGTTGCACATTATTGTCACCCACCTGGTAGATCTTTGCATCCCTCATGAGCTTCTCTACAGGGTACTCGCTATTGAAGCCGTTACCTCCAAATACCTGAACAGCATCAGAGGCCACCTGATTGGCGATGTCCCCTGCAAAGGCCTTGGCGATGGAAGCGTAGTAGGTGTTTCTGCGGCCTTGGTCCACCTCCCAGGCAGCACGCTGGTACGCCATCCTGGCCAGCTCTACTTTCATCGCCATCTCAGCCAGCAGGAAGGACACAGCTTGGTGCTgcgaaacaggaaacagaagcacGTTGATCTTTTCTTCATCTGAGTTTAAAACAAAAGCAGTCCAACTAAGGATACCCAGATTTAAAGGACAAACAAAATGCTTGAACACACCTCAGCAATAACTTTGCCAAAGGTCTTCCTCTCCAGAGCGTAACTGGTGGCTTCGTCGAGTGCCCTCTGTGCCAGGCCGGTAGCTCCTGCTGCCACCTGCATTGCAGCAAATACATGAACAACCACGCTTAGACATATCTTCAGCTACAAGTTTAAACTTTTGTCCTTAAATCTGGTAATGTTTGATCCACTGTAGTTCTTGTTTAGTTTCCTGGTGCTGTTTAACTACATTTCAAAGTTCCTGTTGTGACAGAAGCAGCTCATAAACTGTTTGTGAAAAAAAGCCAGGGTTTTTTTGGCTTTTGCCTATATAGGATAGAGACAGTGGACTGACAGGAAAGCGGGGAGAGAGGGGAAAACAGGCCGCAAAGGGCAGGAGGTCAgactttaattcaattcaattcaattttatttaaggGCAGGAGGTCAGACTTGAACCCGGACCGCTGCTCTTCTGGCCATGCGGCATGCAGTCACATGGTCAACCACTGAGCCAAACTGGCACCCAATCACCTCCATTTCAATCATGGTTCATATTTTTTAAGCACACCTTTGAATTAGTCTCGTGTGACGAGCCTTTGGCATGcgagtgagtgaaaaaaaaaaaaatttaagagCCCACACTAGTGCATCTTTGTACTGCTGAGTCACACTCAAACTACAAGCTCAGAGACAACTTTGATCAATATTAGACagtgaaaataataaataagataTTCTCCTTAACTGTAAGTGTTAATCCTCCAGTAGCACAAATATATATCCCTTAAACTCTAGCAAGTTAAATTGGGAGATTCaaatgagaggaaaaaaaaaaaaaaaaaaatccactgctTAACACCTTTAAAGACcaataacttcagttttttgCCCTGCAATTTCTAATCCTTTTATTTGCAGATATAATTTGATGCCAAAAGATGAATCACGTCTTTACTTCTGTACACAACACCATCTTTGGATTGCAAATCTACTTGTAAAGATGAAGCTATGCACAGTCGTTACAGATGTTAGGTTTTGTCACAGCTGGAAAACTTACTGGTGGCCTGGTGTTGTCAAAGGCACCCATGGCAATTTTGAATCCAGATCCCTCTCCGATCAGGACATTCTCCTTCGGTATTCTCACATCCTCAAAGGTAATGCCCCTCGTGTCAGAACACCTCTGGCCCATGTTCATTTCCTAcaggcacaaaaacaaaataaaattttaaaatgggaTGCATTTACAAACTGAACATTTTTCCTCCTTTTATTACATACAATTTTTAACAAACAATGCTATCATTTGCACTACTCAGTAAAGTAATTATCTGACATTATGTGTCTAATGTTTATAGAACAGAGCATCAAACTTCTGcaacatttaaaatatgattTGCTCACTGAAGAATGTGATTAATGTTTTGAAAGACTCTTTTTCAGCTTACCTTCCTTCCTATTTGAACTCCTGGAGTGTCTGCATCCACAATGAAGCCAGTAAAAGCCTTGCTGGCTGGACATTTGGGATCTGAGTTAGTGCGAGCAAGCAGGAAGTACCTAAAAGTATTAGAGACTAAATTACCAGACAGAAGTTGCTGTAGTAatcagagagaaaagagagaagagCAGCACGAATTTCAGCATTCAGAGTGGCCTTGAGGATGAATGCCCTTTAAAACTGATCACTACAACTTTAACGAATGCAATACATCAGCAGCGACTGTGAGCACACACCAGTTAGCTTTCCCTCCGTTGGTGATCCACATCTTCTGCCCATTAACAACATACTCGTCGCCCATTTTCACAGCTCGTGTTTTGATGCCGGCCACATCAGATCCTGCCCCAGGCTCAGTGACACAGTACGCCTGCAGAAAACCACACAGGagttaaactgaaaacagcagcaCCGTCTTTCATTGCATGTTTGCTGCTTTCAGCACACAGTAGTAAAACACAGATTTTATGGTCTttgttacaaaataaataaagcatgaCGGTATAACAAGAAGCACTCTGAACTGCCTTGTTATTCAAAGTCTCCTACACAAACAAACTTTCCTTCATTTGTTACCATTTATTCTATAAAgggtattaaaaaacaaacaaacttgaaaGTTAAATCCTCAGTCATTGTGCTTGTTGTTGTTGATAGGTTGATTATTAAGGTCACCTGCGCCCACCATATGTTGAGGTGGTGCTTTAAAAAGAGTCACAGCCAAAGGTCGTACAAACTGAAGCCACAGGCTTAAATGTGTTCGTTTCTGCTACCATATATTAAAGAGATTTGTGATGTGACTGCCTGTCAGTGTCCTTCAAAGTGTTAGGTGGGTCATAGCAACTTAAAGATTACAACAGTTCCTATAAAGAAGAACTTTCTGTGATAAAGCTCAAGAAGCGTCTACAGGAGATTCTGGATTATACGCATGGAACATCAAACTGGCGATCCCAGTGGATGGAAAGGATGCACAGAGAGCACGAAAAGGTTGGCAACCAGTCATCAGACGGGCTCTCCACTGAAGTAGTGATCCACTTTTTAGCATCACCGAGCAGCTGAACTGTTTGCACCAAAAAAAGTCATCTACAAAAAGGTCCACAACAGAGCAGCAGGAGCTACAGATGGGCACGGAAAGAGGACATCCAGCATAAATCAACTCATCCAAACAGACAGTTAAGTAATCAGGAATtgtcttttttcccttctttttaaACCatcttgaaaaaaaataaaatataaaaaaataaaataaatgtgtaaatgtaaatgtaaagactCTGGACACCACTCCCTCTGTACAAACCATTTACCAAAGTGAGGAACAAACAATTAGTGGATTACAATTAAGAAATTCAAATCTAGGAAATTCTTTATTTGCACCAGAATCTAATGACTCTGTACCAACTTTGTTGTTTAGTTGAAGAAGTTAGgtcctttttgtttttccccagaGCAACAAAATATTCTTTCTAAAATTCTTGCTGCATGAAAGGCTCTAAAAGATCTATCAATGATGATTTGTCATTTGCTAATGTTGATAAAGGTGCTCCAGTAGTACTGTTAGATGAGGTCATGAGTCCACTGAATATCACAGATTTCCACTGTAATCTACGGAATTCCATCCACAGAATTCCTCATTAAATTAGCAGAAACAGTTTAGTAAGAACTCTCCCTtacacaaacaggaagtctcACTGGGTAGCCCTTTCAGTCCCAATTATGGAAATTCATTCATGGAGAAGTTTGAGCCTGATCATCTGCTGCTTATCCAGGGCCAGGTCTCAgaggcagcagcccaagcagaagagcccagacctccctctccccagccacctcctccagcttattaCACGCCGAGGAGGTGtgcccaggccagccaagagacataatctctgcctcctcctggtaggacatgcccagaacGCCTTACCGAGGAGGCACCAAGAAGGAATCTTAATCAGATGCTCAAACCACATCAGCTTGCTCCTTATGCCATATAGCAACAGCATCTCTGCTCTGACTCCCTCCCAGTtgactgaacttctcaccccatCACCAAAGGAGAGTTCAGCCAGTCTTCAGAGAAAACCACCACTTGCATCGATgatctcattcttttggtcactacccagagctcaCAGCCATAAGTGAGGTTAGGGATTTAGAGGGATAAATCAACAGCCTCCAGCTGACACTGCAGAGGCTCGCACCCAAGCGTGAAACAGCAAGAATGAGAATTAGCATTCGCCATCGTTTTCCACGGAAAACGTGTGAACTGAATGtttacaaatattttaattCTAGATGACAGTTTGGCAGACTGACACTTAACTAAAATCGAGAGTAGTAACCATGGCAGTTAAAGCGTTCATTTGAAGATCTAATATTTCCCTATCAAATATTACAGAGGACAGAaatatgctttaaaatatttgaGGTTACTCTTATCTGTATGCATGTTCTGCAGTATGATGCAACTACTGCAGAACATGCAATATCACTAGATGCTGCATTCTTCCAAATATCAAATCATGTCATTGATTCCAATTAAATACTTACACACATAAGAGGCTCCTCTGTCAGCCGTCCAAGgtatttcttcttctgtgcaTCACTGCCAGCAATAATGACAGGCATTTGCTGTGTGGGGAAAACAGATACAAGTTAATTTTAACTGAGCTACTTTTCTCCTCTGTGCTCAATATGCATGAAATAACTTTGGGAGCATTTCATTAGCCTTATCTATATTTCTTAACATGAAATACTTCTGTACGTGTGAATCTAAACATCCGGCTGATGAAGAGTCAACAGCCGGCTCCAGAGAGCCCGTGATGGCCGATTACATAAACCCCACGTTTTCCCCCTAGGttcaaaataaccttttaatcATCCCTGATATGAGTTCTGTTCTGCTGCCAAACTCATGTTGTTTATTGGCTTTTGTTTTAGAAATGGTCTTCTTGCTCCTATTCCTGACCATATGTACTGAAAAATTATGCCTCTTTGGCTACAGTTTTCCCTCACTTTAGGAGACATTTCCTCCACCATACGCAGAACGAGAGTCAGACAGACTCTGATAATATATGGCCCCTTGAAGCaaatttgtatttgtaataATGTGCTAAATAAACAATATGCCTGACAGCAGCCCATTTTTGGTGGATCAACTGCAACAACAGGttctaaaacatatttaaacaagTTACAAAGCCAGTTTAAACCTCTAAATCTCTAGTTCTGGGTATGTGTCTTGGTAGgcctgaaaaaataaaataaaataaaataattaaaaaaaagaggctgTGAATAACTTACTCCGAGAGAGTTTGCCTCCATGGCAGTTTGCATCCCTGTGCATCCATAAGCCAGCTCCTCTGTGATGAGGCAGCTGTCAAAGATCGACAAACCCATTccacctgaaaacaaagaggaacAAATAAGTTTTCAAATGCAGTGTTCAGTCTGTCGAGTTCCCAGAAATTAACACATGTTCACTGCCATTTTTCCCCCAGGACCAGCAAACATGGTCACACTAGGCAACAACATTACAGCTATCTGTAATATCTCTTTACGTAAAGGCAACATGTATGGTATGATTGGGACTGCACTAATATTTTACCTGTGAATGAATCTCATCCATGCAAAGCATACATACAGTTTAGAATGAGCAACTAAAATTTCAAATAAGAAGGCAACATACCATATTCCTGTGGAATGTGACCGTTAACCAGACCAAGCTCCCACGCTTTCTTGATGATGGGGAAAGGATACTGTAAAGGAAGACAACATGTCAGCATTACTAAGCCAGACAGTTTAAAAACCTGGGGCGATTGCCACCATCACGCGATCAGCAAacctatttatacatttttatctCTCTGTTCAACACCACTGCACTATAGACCTAAGTCATAACCATAATTGAAAATCTCTAGAGACATCAACAGTACAAGcaaatttgcatatttaaacaaacaaacaaaaaaaaatttacaCCATCGCTACAGCAGCCCAATCCTCGCTTTACTCACTTCACCACTCTTGTCATAAGCAGGAGCAACGGGAATGATCTCTTCTCGTGCAAACCTCCTCGCCAACTGCTGGAACTCCTTCTGCTGATCGGTCAACTCTATGGGCCAAAGAAGCAACAAAgcattttagctttattttaatAGATCCCTATAAACTACAGTACTGGAGTATTTATTTgataaacatttatttgttaAATGAGACcccactttaaaaacaaaatgattacATTTTACTTTAGGAGATTCCAAAAGCTTCTTGGTCTGCACCAAATAGGCTCCgttttagaaaaaacaaaacaaaacggaaaaaaaacctttcacTATATATTATAATACCGAGTCTGCAGCCTACTTACCAAATGAGAAGCCAAGGGATGGAGCAGGGCTGCTGGAAGATGCTGTCGCACTGGCTGTAGCTGTAGAAGAGCTCTGCAGACGGATCCCACACCGCACACCAGCTCTGAGGACCTGTGTGTGAAAAATATAGGTATGCATCAGACAGTTtgtgacacctcacacctgttaaattaaaaacttaAGACTCACTAATCACCACCCATGTAAATAACACAAAAAGCCTAGTGTAAGTGCACTTTCTTAGCACTGTGGGTTTCCTGTTCATGAATTCTTTACTCAATTTCACAACCATTTCCCATCAAGGTAAAGAAAAACTGGTTAGCAAAATACAGGAGGCGTGGTAATGTTTGGCTGCAACCCAGGAATAGGAGCATTGATGGTAGTTATTTGTCTTTTACTGCCGTGTTTGACATCTGGGTCTTCCTATTTCTGCTCACTTTTGTAACAGTGGTTTTTGATCGCTTGTTTGTTTGCTGAGATGTAACATTGAGATGTATAAGGGGGTAGAGTCTGTCCCTTGAAAACTCCAATGTTGCTCAGTCCAATTTAAAAAGGCGAACCCTTTGGTGCAACTCATACATTCACGATTAACccttttttctccttattttgacaaaataaacttaagtGTACATTTAAGAGAAACCTTTTTGCATGTAGACTAAACGAACATTCCTCTGATAACGTCTCCTAACGCTATAACCGCTTAAGTACCGAACTAGCTAACGCTCGCGTGTGACGTATTCGCTAAACGTGCAGAAAATCGGACGAAAAACGATAAACTGTCAATCGGGAGGTGCTCAGAGAAATTTTTTAAGGAGCTAACCCATAACAGAAACAGGTAGATGACTATTAAAATAGAGAAATTTACCTTGTTGAGCAACATTGTCATTTCACCAGAGGACTCTGCACTAACCGTGTACTACCTTTGCCCTACTTCTACATAAGCGTCCTCTCGCCCAATCAAAGCAGTGAGATTAGTCACGTGTCATTTGTTGGCATCCGTGACTATGACTTTTACCCCAGTTAGTTACCTAATTTATTTAGccaaataaaatgaaagctaaacttatatgttttttttctcaaataaaataatcattaaCTAAAATCAAACACGACCACGATGAGGCTTTAGTGCAGACTGAGTGAGACTCAATTTTCAGAGGTGGAAAGTAACGAAGTACAAATCCTTAGTTActttacttaagtagaattttcaggcATCTGTACCTAACTTGagtagttttgttttctgacaactttttacttttactccctacatttttaagcaaatatctgtactttctactccttacattttcaaaacagactCTTTACTTTTGGCTTAACACATTTATGATTATTTCAAACACCAAACTGATTTGACCCTGTTCTCGGTGGTATTTAATAAATTGAAAATTTAAAGCTCACTTGTAAGTCATCATGTTTTTTAATCAGATGTTAGGTCTGTACATGTGGAattatgttttttcatattgcactgtaaaatctaattagttcccagaactaaaaaaaaataaggaaactcgttgcctcaaaaaaattgagtaaagcttagctaaaaatgactaaattaggacaacttatttattttgagtactctgtacaagctcatttgttcccagaactcaaaaaattggatcaagtttacttaagatgaccaagttagggcaacttactcattttgagtacactgtacagccttgttagttcccagaactaaaaaaaaatatgtaaactcgttgcctcaaaaaaactaagtaaagcttacttaagatgactgttaggacaacttatacattgcaagtctgcagtattaagaataacttgatatttctgactgtacaatactatttgtttacctactgacaaacatttcaagttcaactgaatgaaaaaacaatttgtggtaacctgaatatgattaaaaataattaacaacactttttgtaatgatgttaaaatcagcccaacttttattttcaaacacaacaaagtataacagccaacatattggacactgttctgctgaacaacaaacaattatattgccatcactgttataatctttcaatgaaacaaagtctcagatttaattattctgaaaataaatttagccctaccacaagtttgttttgtacttacattacttatataatcaaaataaaatatttattgttctgtcacaagtgcagtctctaatttaaacaacacaggagctggaatgttgtaatattttaaggatggcttgtttccagtccaggcattactgcctgaatgactatcatggatcgaggtgatccaaatgtaagtgcagaagtctttaacttcccttaagtacagtggcagtggatgtgggttggagatgcaatgagcctgaacctgcaggcgaccatcttcactgaccacaccatctgtgacggaggactcatctctcctggtgtcctgcaagcaaacaatcatattttttggaacatgaacttaattgctttcttaaaacatttttttctgcatttggtataaaagactccaatttagacaatctcaggctccctccccaccggagaggtgacattcaatgtcccaaattgtcagtctggatagccctgaccaccacccaacatacaataatgtcatgaaagcatcattttaaaaagggctatgcaaacatggtcaataactttcattctaatgatgtgcaaaatgatttgggcacaaaacaaattttgctgttagaaaacttgcagacttcactatatacagtgtagaccctctaaactaagtttgggggatgtgatctttcaagaaatgcagaccaaactgttgttgtttgtttacttacacagcatgtcttgtagaattaactggagtcaccagcaacagcatagtgcagtcatatctcaagtctaataacagaagacaggaaaagatcagtaaagaaacaacttccccaaaccaaagcacaaataaaacaataagtaaaacaggctgatctaaagtatgattaaagttcagcctgattaatataaatgtcactgacagttgctaatatattggaaaaccaaaatacttactgatgtctttctgtccaacaacaggagtgctggtcccgagcctcaaagacagtaagaagcaagcagagggagaaaaaacagaacatttttcagaaactgatttgatccttaatggctgtgcaatcattgtaacatagagtttgcttatgttgttaaataaaggctagatttgacattaatagatgcaacagatgttcaaaagctgctacaaagcatgaaaaaaaatagacgtctccgaaaacgtcggagcatttttgcaaatatgtgatgtcttgataaatcgagcagatatttgaactttacacagctacattctcgcctgaaaatatcttaaaaggttattttgtgacccagaaagggtagtctggggaaaagatAACATTATAATGAtttaaaagactaaaactaGTTCTAAAAAACAATGAAGtctaaactaaaattaaatgtgtttgtaaagACGAAAGCGGAAAGAGCAGATCCACCCAGGAAACCAACTGGAATTACAtagaactgaaaaataaaactgcaaaacataaataaaacctAGCTAGAAAATACAACATCACAAACAGCTATAACTGTTACAACATCAGGCAGTGATGAAGGACATAAtctatgtattattattattgagacAACGCAATTAAAGGATTTCAATATTTTGAAATTATTTAATAATAGAGGTGCACTTattgatccaaatatcgatagtatcagTACCAACACTGCTATTGGTACTGGATCAATACTAGCACAGTAGTATCAGTACTTGGTACTCATTAAAAAAAGTGTTCAAAATTTCCAAACTGATGATGACTCATATAATGaatcatgacacactgctctcccctacataagctgcctttatagATTAAAAGTATG comes from the Oreochromis aureus strain Israel breed Guangdong linkage group 18, ZZ_aureus, whole genome shotgun sequence genome and includes:
- the acadm gene encoding medium-chain specific acyl-CoA dehydrogenase, mitochondrial; the protein is MTMLLNKVLRAGVRCGIRLQSSSTATASATASSSSPAPSLGFSFELTDQQKEFQQLARRFAREEIIPVAPAYDKSGEYPFPIIKKAWELGLVNGHIPQEYGGMGLSIFDSCLITEELAYGCTGMQTAMEANSLGQMPVIIAGSDAQKKKYLGRLTEEPLMCAYCVTEPGAGSDVAGIKTRAVKMGDEYVVNGQKMWITNGGKANWYFLLARTNSDPKCPASKAFTGFIVDADTPGVQIGRKEMNMGQRCSDTRGITFEDVRIPKENVLIGEGSGFKIAMGAFDNTRPPVAAGATGLAQRALDEATSYALERKTFGKVIAEHQAVSFLLAEMAMKVELARMAYQRAAWEVDQGRRNTYYASIAKAFAGDIANQVASDAVQVFGGNGFNSEYPVEKLMRDAKIYQIYEGTAQIQRLIIAREHLGRAKK